The Megalops cyprinoides isolate fMegCyp1 chromosome 12, fMegCyp1.pri, whole genome shotgun sequence genome contains a region encoding:
- the kctd3 gene encoding BTB/POZ domain-containing protein KCTD3, which translates to MAGNCNNITTGTGEIIQLNVGGTRFSTSRQTLMWIPDSFFSSLLSGRISTLRDETGAIFIDRDPTAFAPILNFLRTKELDLRGVNINILRHEAEFYGITPLVRRLLLCEELERSSCGSVLFHGYLPPPAIPARKDSVAPATAAPIQEERPGPSGAEGGLPRTGPHASIPGPPGAEDPQRLGSPVDPRKVLIVAGHHNWIVAAYAHFVICYRIKESSGWQQVFSSPYLDWAIERVALNAKVVGGPHGDKDKMVAAASESSIILWSIQDGGSGNEIGVFSLGVPVDSLFFIGSQLVATSHTGKVGVWNAVTQHWQVQDVVPITSCDTAGSFLLLGCSNGSIYYIDMQKFPLRMKDNDLLVTELYHDPSNDAITALSVYLTPKTSVSGNWIEIAYGTSSGAVRVIVQHPETVGSGPQLFQTFTVHRSPVTKIMLSEKHLVSVCADNNHVRTWTVTRFRGMISTQPGSTPLASFKILSLEEAESHSSYCSGNDIGPFGERDDQQVFIQKVIPITNKVFVRLSSTGKRICEVQAVDGTTITCFTVRECEGSSRMGSRPRRYLFTGHGNGSIQMWDLTTAMDLANKTEDKAKRDPEVGGPTEEELLKLLDQCDLSTSRCPTPNISPAPSVLQHSRLRESCSSLQLHAHDPIPETATYGALRPYRESPLLARARRTESFHSYRDFQSLGLGRGLLEVNGQAVGSVGEARRSLGEAPSEAGEKRAEGPPEPPRPAPDSPGDTRRRGPAEEEGPDTRPEGKRRGTFDGGFLGRKRVPPVPQLASPPSSADTVGSDSSSTASPSPTKVSTSPRHRKGMEPPGQDYGL; encoded by the exons ATGGCCGGGAATTGCAACAATATAACAACGGGAACGGGTGAAATTATCCAACTAAATGTCGGTGGTACGAG GTTCAGCACCTCTAGACAGACTCTGATGTGGATTCCAGACTCTTTCTTCTCAAG tttgctgaGTGGCAGGATATCAACACTGCGGGACGAAACTGGAGCT ATATTCATTGACAGGGACCCGACTGCATTCGCACCGATTTTGAATTTCCTCCGAACCAAAGAACTAGACCTACG GGGGGTGAACATCAACATTCTGCGACATGAAGCCGAGTTTTACGGGATAACGCCTTTAG TTCGGCGGTTGCTGCTTTGTGAGGAACTGGAACGGTCGTCATGCGGCAGTGTGCTCTTCCACGGTTACCTTCCTCCCCCAG CCATCCCAGCCCGGAAGGACAGCGTAGCCCCGGCAACAGCTGCCCCCATCCAGGAGGAGCGACCGGGGCCCAGCGGGGCAGAAGGAGGACTCCCCAGAACCGGCCCCCATGCCTCCATCCCTGGGCCCCCTGGTGCAGAGGACCCCCAAAGACTGG GCTCACCTGTAGACCCCAGGAAGGTGCTTATAGTCGCTGGACATCACAACTGGATAGTTGCAGCATATGCACATTTTGTCATCTGTTATAG GATTAAGGAATCCTCAGGCTGGCAGCAGGTGTTCTCCAGCCCCTACCTGGACTGGGCAATCGAGCGCGTGGCGCTCAATGCTAAAGTGGTGGGTGGCCCCCACGGAGACAAGGACAAAATGGTTGCCGCGGCGTCGGAGAGCAGCATCATCCTGTGGAGCATCCAGGACGGAGGCAGTGGCAATGAGATAG GTGTGTTCAGTCTGGGTGTGCCGGTGGACTCTCTGTTCTTCATTGGGAGCCAGCTGGTGGCCACCAGTCACACGGGGAAGGTGGGGGTGTGGAATGCTGTCACACAGCACTGGCAG GTGCAGGACGTGGTCCCCATCACCAGCTGTGACACGGCCGGCTCCTTCCTGCTCCTCGGCTGCAGCAACGGCTCTATCTACTACATCG ACATGCAGAAGTTCCCCCTGAGGATGAAGGACAATGACCTCCTGGTGACGGAGCTGTACCACGACCCTTCCAACGACGCCATCACCGCCCTGAGTGTTTACCTCACTCCCAAGACCA GTGTGAGCGGGAACTGGATCGAGATCGCCTACGGGACGAGCTCGGGGGCGGTGAGGGTCATCGTTCAGCACCCCGAGACTGTAGGGTCGGGGCCCCAGCTGTTCCAGACCTTCACTGTACACCGCAGTCCTGTCACCAAGATCATGCTCTCAGAGAAGCACCTGGTCTCAG tgtgtgcgGACAACAACCACGTAAGGACATGGACCGTAACTCGATTCAGGGGCATGATCTCCACCCAGCCCGGCTCCACCCCCCTCGCCTCCTTCAAGATCCTGTCCCTGGAGGAGGCGGAGAGCCACAGCAGCTACTGCTCCGGAAACGACATCG GTCCttttggagagagagatgatcaGCAGGTGTTCATTCAGAAAGTCATCCCTATAACCAACAAGGTCTTCGTGCGCCTCTCTTCAACTGGCAAAAG AATCTGCGAGGTGCAGGCGGTGGACGGCACCACCATCACCTGCTTCACGGTACGGGAGTGCGAGGGCTCCAGCCGCATGGGGTCCCGGCCGCGTCGCTACCTCTTCACGGGACACGGCAACGGAAGCATCCAGATGTGGGACCTCACCACCGCCATGGACCTGGCCAACAAGACCGAGGACAAGGCCAAGCGGGATCCCG AGGTGGGCGGTCCGACGGAAgaggagctgctgaagctgctggACCAGTGTGACCTGAGCACCTCCCgctgccccacccccaacattagccccgccccctcagtCCTGCAGCACAGCCGTCTGAGGGAGTCCTGCTCCAG CCTGCAGCTCCACGCCCACGACCCCATCCCGGAGACGGCCACCTACGGGGCGCTGCGGCCGTACAGAGAGAGCCCGCTGCTGGCCCGCGCCCGCCGCACCGAGAGCTTCCACAGCTACCGAGACTTCCAGAGCCTGGGGCTGGGCAGGGGCCTGCTGGAGGTGAACGGGCAGGCGGTGGGGTCCGTGGGGGAGGCCAGGCGCTCGCTGGGGGAGGCCCCGTCGGAGGCGGGGGAAAAGAGGGCCGAGGGCCCCCCGGAGCCGCCCCGACCGGCCCCCGACAGCCCCGGCGACACCCGCAGGAGGGGCCCAGCCGAGGAGGAGGGGCCGGACACCAGGCCcgaggggaagaggaggggcacCTTTGATGGGGGCTTCCTCGGCAGGAAGAGGGTGCCGCCCGTGCCCCAGCTGGCCTCCCCGCCCTCCAGCGCCGACACGGTCGGGAGCGACTCCTCGAGCACCGCCTCGCCCTCACCCACCAAGGTGTCTACCTCGCCCCGCCACAGGAAGGGTATGGAGCCACCGGGCCAGGACTACGGCCTCTAA
- the LOC118786469 gene encoding left-right determination factor 2-like encodes MGNLSRWLLVATLLSFARAFSHEDMKEAILKKLELKELPQIHKRDLDNLVIPAHIKNKYLSMLKLHNKRRRRSLPSLAGILRGIPGNADISGEIMYSDTTRQRLVFDMEARIPDNSEVTMAELKLFKKAPRKLPMPEKKHHRPANNARVSIYWVEVLENGSNRTSLVDSRLVPISETGWKSFDVSQAVHYWSKTQRKSPLYLEVWIEGERPGSYAAEMAKCVRFSTQDPSDKSLGKPELVLYTLNLDEFGSRGDCEINKANSVCCREEYFINFRELTWTQYWIIEPAGYQAFRCAGGCKQPKRNYGYGERTCAVVESAPLPMMYLVKRGDYTEIEVAEFPNMIVEKCGCTMDNISIV; translated from the exons ATGGGTAATTTGTCGAGGTGGTTGCTGGTCGCCACACTGCTCTCGTTCGCACGAGCCTTCAGTCACGAGGACATGAAAGAAGCCATTCTGAAGAAGCTGGAGCTGAAAGAGCTCCCCCAGATCCACAAGCGGGACTTGGACAACCTTGTCATCCCGGCGCACATCAAGAATAAATACCTTTCCATGCTGAAACTGCACAACAAGCGGCGGCGCCGGTCCCTACCCAGCTTGGCTGGAATTCTGAGGGGTATCCCTGGAAACGCAG ATATCTCAGGGGAGATCATGTACTCTGATACTACGCGGCAGCGACTGGTCTTTGACATGGAGGCCCGGATTCCGGATAATAGTGAGGTTACCATGGCAGAACTGAAACTGTTCAAGAAGGCTCCTCGCAAACTGCCCATGCCGGAAAAGAAGCACCACCGACCTGCCAACAATGCCAGAGTGAGCATCTACTGGGTGGAGGTGCTGGAAAACGGATCCAACCGGACATCTCTTGTGGATTCAAG GTTGGTGCCCATCAGCGAAACCGGTTGGAAGAGCTTCGACGTTTCTCAGGCTGTTCACTACTGGTCCAAAACCCAGAGAAAAAGTCCACTGTATCTTGAGGTCTGGATCGAGGGCGAGAGACCGGGAAGCTACGCGGCCGAGATGGCCAAGTGTGTGCGCTTTTCCACTCAAGACCCTTCAGACAAGAGCCTGGGAAAGCCAGAACTCGTGCTCTACACGCTGAACCTCGATGAATTCGG TTCCCGGGGCGACTGTGAAATCAACAAAGCGAACAGCgtgtgctgcagagaggagtACTTCATAAACTTCCGAGAGCTGACCTGGACGCAGTACTGGATCATCGAGCCGGCCGGTTACCAGGCGTTCCGCTGCGCGGGAGGCTGCAAGCAGCCCAAGCGAAACTACGGATATGGGGAACGGACGTGCGCGGTGGTGGAAAGCGCGCCCTTGCCCATGATGTACCTGGTGAAGAGGGGCGACTACACAGAGATCGAAGTCGCCGAATTCCCCAATATGATAGTCGAGAAGTGCGGGTGCACAATGGACAATATATCTATTGTATGA